From Micromonospora rhizosphaerae, the proteins below share one genomic window:
- a CDS encoding GroES family chaperonin, translating to MTADQNLDAGLPIRLLHDRVLVRTEGSEGERRSTAGIVIPATATMGKRLAWATAVGVGPSVRSIVSGDRVLFDPDDRSEVELHGRGYVLLRERDVHAVAAERVEKEAGSTGLYL from the coding sequence GTGACCGCCGACCAGAACCTCGACGCCGGCCTGCCGATCCGCCTGCTGCACGACCGCGTCCTGGTGCGCACGGAGGGCAGCGAGGGTGAGCGCCGCTCCACCGCCGGTATCGTGATCCCGGCCACTGCCACAATGGGCAAGCGCCTGGCCTGGGCGACCGCCGTGGGGGTGGGTCCGAGCGTCCGGTCCATCGTCTCCGGCGACCGGGTGCTCTTCGACCCGGACGACCGCTCGGAGGTTGAGCTGCACGGTCGGGGGTACGTCCTGCTGCGCGAACGCGACGTGCACGCGGTCGCCGCCGAGCGGGTGGAGAAGGAGGCCGGCTCCACCGGCCTCTACCTCTGA
- a CDS encoding HD domain-containing protein produces MGDLIERWRDAARGAGASDPAGVDRAGERLLAAWREPHRHYHALAHLTLVLDVIDAHAGLARRPDLVRLAAWCHDAIYDPRAGGDANERASAALAGALLAGAGLSAGGVAEVRRLVLLTAGHAVAGDDPDGALLCDADLAILASPPPEYDRYAAAVRREYAHVPEPAFRAGRARVLDGLLALPALFRLPPLARRWETPARANLTRELAALRAPA; encoded by the coding sequence GTGGGAGACCTGATCGAGCGGTGGCGCGACGCCGCCCGGGGCGCCGGGGCGTCCGATCCTGCCGGGGTGGACCGGGCCGGGGAGCGGCTGCTCGCCGCCTGGCGCGAGCCGCACCGGCACTACCACGCGCTGGCCCACCTGACCCTCGTGCTCGACGTGATCGACGCGCACGCGGGGCTGGCCCGGCGACCGGACCTGGTCCGGCTGGCCGCCTGGTGCCACGACGCGATCTACGACCCCCGGGCCGGTGGCGACGCCAACGAGCGGGCCAGTGCCGCGCTCGCCGGCGCCCTGCTCGCCGGCGCGGGGCTGTCGGCCGGCGGGGTGGCCGAGGTACGCCGACTGGTGCTGCTCACCGCCGGGCACGCGGTGGCCGGCGACGACCCGGACGGCGCCCTGCTCTGCGACGCCGACCTGGCGATCCTGGCCAGCCCGCCACCCGAGTACGACCGCTACGCCGCGGCCGTCCGCCGCGAGTACGCGCACGTGCCGGAACCGGCCTTCCGGGCCGGCCGGGCCCGGGTGCTCGACGGCCTGCTCGCCCTGCCCGCGCTCTTCCGCCTCCCGCCGCTGGCGCGCCGCTGGGAAACCCCCGCCCGCGCCAACCTCACCCGCGAACTGGCGGCGCTCCGCGCACCGGCGTGA
- a CDS encoding aminotransferase class V-fold PLP-dependent enzyme, protein MTVTLVPPALPARPAGPDPLAVLGVPGEINLDHAASAPCARAAADAVAELLPWYASVHRGAGALSRRCTLAYERARQTVGDFLGARADDHVVFTRNTTDAVNLLARALPAGTTVVTFAGEHHANLLPWPRGSVRLPVPASPAEAVRSLDAALAELRRDARPGLPVLVAVTGASNVTGERWPVAELARAARRHSARILVDAAQLAPHAPVDLAALDVDYLALSGHKLYAPFGAGVLVGRSDWLDAAAPYLAGGGATSHVGAGTHEVRWATGPARHEAGTPNLLGAVALAAVCAALADADRDALHAREQELLIRLRDGLAALPHVVELRTFGPDAPRVGIVSFVVAGRDSAEVAAHLATSHRIGVRDGLFCAHPLARRLLAEAAARSGRRNLPPTALRASIGLGSTTAEVDRLLAALAGLA, encoded by the coding sequence ATGACCGTCACCCTCGTACCCCCCGCGCTCCCGGCCCGGCCGGCCGGGCCGGACCCGCTCGCCGTGCTCGGCGTGCCGGGGGAGATCAACCTCGACCACGCGGCCAGCGCGCCGTGCGCGCGAGCCGCCGCCGACGCGGTGGCCGAGCTCCTCCCCTGGTACGCGAGCGTGCACCGCGGCGCCGGGGCGCTGTCGCGGCGCTGCACGCTGGCCTACGAGCGGGCCCGGCAGACGGTCGGCGACTTCCTCGGCGCCCGCGCCGACGACCACGTGGTCTTCACCCGGAACACCACCGACGCGGTCAACCTGCTGGCCCGGGCGCTGCCCGCCGGCACCACCGTGGTGACCTTCGCCGGGGAGCATCACGCCAACCTGCTGCCCTGGCCGCGCGGCTCGGTCCGGCTGCCGGTGCCGGCCAGCCCCGCCGAGGCGGTCCGCTCGCTGGACGCCGCCCTCGCCGAGCTGCGCCGGGATGCCCGGCCGGGCCTGCCGGTGCTGGTCGCGGTGACCGGCGCGAGCAACGTGACCGGCGAGCGCTGGCCGGTGGCGGAGCTGGCCCGGGCCGCCCGCCGGCACTCCGCCCGGATCCTGGTGGACGCCGCGCAGCTCGCCCCGCACGCGCCGGTCGACCTCGCCGCGCTGGACGTGGACTACCTGGCGCTCTCCGGCCACAAGCTGTACGCCCCGTTCGGCGCGGGCGTGCTCGTCGGGCGGTCGGACTGGCTGGACGCCGCTGCGCCGTACCTGGCCGGGGGCGGCGCCACCAGTCACGTCGGTGCGGGCACCCATGAGGTGCGCTGGGCCACCGGCCCGGCGCGGCACGAGGCCGGCACCCCGAACCTGCTCGGCGCGGTGGCCCTCGCCGCGGTCTGCGCCGCGCTCGCGGACGCCGACCGGGACGCGCTGCACGCCCGGGAGCAGGAACTGCTGATCCGGCTGCGGGACGGACTCGCCGCGCTGCCGCACGTCGTGGAGCTGCGCACCTTCGGCCCGGACGCGCCCCGGGTGGGCATCGTCTCCTTCGTGGTCGCCGGCCGGGACTCCGCCGAGGTGGCCGCCCACCTGGCGACCAGCCACCGGATCGGCGTCCGGGATGGCCTCTTCTGCGCCCACCCGCTGGCCCGGCGGCTGCTCGCCGAGGCGGCCGCCCGGAGCGGGCGGCGAAACCTGCCTCCCACCGCGCTGCGGGCCAGCATCGGCCTCGGCAGCACCACCGCCGAGGTCGATCGCCTGCTCGCCGCCCTGGCCGGGCTCGCCTGA
- the sigJ gene encoding RNA polymerase sigma factor SigJ, with amino-acid sequence MGDLATEFEAERGHLMAVAYRMLGSRSEAEDAVQETWLRYAGALADPSTRAEIRQLRAWLTTTCSRICLDVLRSARVRRETYPGQWLPEPVVTAVPATDGFAPDPAERAVRTDQLGTALLVVLERLAPEQRVAFVLHDVFAVPFATIAEVLGTTPAAARQLASRARRTVTGPDVPRHTADLAEQQRVLAAFTAAVESGELDRLIRVLAPDVVLVGDSGGHFPAARRPVVGADAVARFILGLFGQADRYSGRLLARPALVNGALGWQLETVHRDGRPVRLVIGFAVHGGRITGVFNQLNPEKLADLPEFGPEDIWPLRW; translated from the coding sequence GTGGGGGATCTGGCGACGGAGTTCGAGGCCGAGCGGGGGCACCTGATGGCGGTGGCGTACCGGATGCTGGGTAGCCGGAGCGAGGCCGAGGACGCCGTGCAGGAGACCTGGCTGCGGTACGCAGGCGCGCTCGCCGATCCGTCCACCCGTGCGGAGATCCGCCAGCTGCGCGCCTGGCTGACCACCACCTGCTCCCGGATCTGCCTGGATGTGCTGCGCTCGGCGCGGGTGCGCCGGGAGACGTACCCCGGTCAGTGGCTGCCGGAGCCGGTGGTGACCGCCGTCCCCGCGACGGACGGCTTCGCCCCCGACCCGGCCGAGCGGGCGGTTCGGACCGACCAACTCGGCACCGCGCTGCTGGTGGTGCTGGAACGGCTCGCCCCGGAGCAGCGGGTGGCGTTCGTCCTGCACGACGTCTTCGCGGTGCCGTTCGCCACCATCGCCGAGGTGCTCGGCACCACTCCCGCCGCGGCCCGCCAGCTCGCCTCCCGGGCCCGCCGGACGGTCACCGGGCCGGACGTCCCCCGGCACACCGCCGACCTGGCCGAGCAGCAGCGGGTGCTGGCCGCTTTCACCGCCGCCGTCGAGTCCGGCGAGCTCGACCGGCTGATCCGGGTGCTCGCCCCGGACGTGGTCCTGGTCGGCGACAGCGGCGGCCACTTCCCGGCGGCCCGCCGGCCGGTGGTCGGCGCCGACGCGGTGGCCCGCTTCATCCTCGGGCTCTTCGGCCAGGCCGACCGGTACAGCGGTCGGCTGCTGGCCCGGCCGGCGCTGGTCAACGGCGCCCTCGGTTGGCAGCTGGAAACCGTCCACCGGGACGGTCGTCCGGTTCGCCTGGTCATCGGGTTCGCCGTACACGGGGGGCGGATCACCGGCGTCTTCAACCAGCTCAACCCGGAGAAGCTGGCCGACCTGCCGGAGTTCGGCCCGGAGGACATCTGGCCGCTGCGCTGGTGA
- a CDS encoding DUF4031 domain-containing protein — MLYLDRPAVPWRGRLWSHLISDVSYAELHAFAEALGAPRRGFDRDHYDIPAERFRVAVWLGARVVPSRELVRLLRDSGLRRPKHLVDPS, encoded by the coding sequence ATGCTGTATTTGGACCGGCCAGCCGTGCCCTGGCGGGGACGGCTCTGGTCGCATCTGATCAGCGACGTCTCCTACGCCGAGTTGCACGCCTTCGCCGAGGCGCTCGGCGCACCGCGCCGGGGCTTCGACCGGGACCACTACGACATCCCGGCCGAGCGGTTCCGGGTGGCGGTCTGGCTGGGCGCCCGGGTGGTGCCGAGCCGGGAGCTGGTCCGGCTGCTGCGCGACTCCGGCCTGCGCCGTCCCAAGCATCTGGTCGACCCCAGCTGA
- a CDS encoding AI-2E family transporter, giving the protein MQEVRLSRFERIRGRLRRAYESGRESVRAERAEARDGPEESGLASPASPGPEAPPSATVVGAEPPAAMHTSTSSRDDADVPHALRIAAAWSWRLIVIGIVTWALLKIVGTIRIVIIPVAIALLLSALLAPAVGWLLKARFPRSLATAVVLVGGLVAVIGTLTLVVNEFIQGVPDLSDKSSQGVRQIQNWLKTGPLHLSDGQLNTYINEAQSWISGNTKTFTSGALSATATLAEVLTGTILVLFATFFFLRDGKQIWRFLVRLLPVAARWKVDDAGRASWATLGAYVRATVLVAFIDAVGIGIFLVIFDVPFAFPLAALVFLGAFIPIVGAALSGGVAVLVALVDSGLVTALIILGVVIGVQQLEGHVLQPLIMGRAVAIHPLAVIIGIAAGVVLAGIAGALVAVPLIAVLNTAVRRLAARTVPDTPPDAVVVASQAP; this is encoded by the coding sequence ATGCAGGAGGTGCGCTTGAGCCGCTTCGAGCGGATACGCGGACGGCTCCGCCGCGCGTACGAGTCGGGCCGGGAGTCGGTGCGCGCGGAGCGCGCCGAGGCCCGGGACGGGCCCGAGGAGTCGGGGCTGGCCTCGCCGGCCTCGCCCGGGCCGGAGGCGCCACCGTCGGCGACGGTGGTCGGCGCGGAGCCCCCCGCCGCCATGCACACCTCCACCTCTAGCCGGGACGACGCCGACGTGCCGCACGCGCTGCGCATCGCCGCCGCCTGGTCGTGGCGACTGATCGTGATCGGCATCGTGACCTGGGCGCTGCTCAAGATCGTCGGCACCATCCGGATCGTGATCATCCCGGTGGCGATCGCGCTGCTGCTCTCCGCGCTGCTCGCCCCGGCGGTCGGCTGGCTGCTCAAGGCCCGCTTCCCCCGGTCGCTGGCGACCGCGGTGGTGCTGGTCGGCGGCCTGGTCGCGGTGATCGGCACGCTGACCCTGGTGGTGAACGAGTTCATCCAGGGCGTGCCGGACCTCAGCGACAAGTCCTCCCAGGGCGTCCGGCAGATCCAGAACTGGCTCAAGACCGGCCCGCTGCACCTCTCCGACGGTCAGCTCAACACCTACATCAACGAGGCGCAGAGCTGGATCAGCGGCAACACCAAGACGTTCACCAGCGGTGCGCTCTCCGCCACGGCGACGCTCGCCGAGGTGCTGACCGGCACCATCCTGGTGCTCTTCGCCACCTTCTTCTTCCTCCGCGACGGCAAACAGATCTGGCGGTTCCTGGTCCGGCTGCTCCCGGTGGCCGCCCGGTGGAAGGTCGACGACGCCGGCCGGGCCTCCTGGGCCACGCTCGGCGCCTACGTCCGGGCCACCGTGCTGGTCGCCTTCATCGACGCGGTCGGCATCGGCATCTTCCTGGTCATCTTCGACGTCCCGTTCGCCTTCCCGCTGGCCGCCCTGGTCTTCCTGGGCGCCTTCATCCCGATCGTCGGCGCAGCGCTCTCCGGCGGTGTGGCGGTGCTGGTGGCGCTCGTCGACAGCGGCCTGGTCACGGCATTGATCATCCTCGGGGTGGTGATCGGCGTGCAGCAGCTGGAGGGGCACGTGCTCCAGCCGCTGATCATGGGCCGAGCGGTGGCCATCCACCCGCTCGCGGTGATCATCGGCATCGCGGCCGGGGTGGTCCTGGCCGGGATCGCCGGCGCGCTGGTGGCGGTGCCGCTGATCGCGGTGCTCAACACGGCGGTCCGGCGGCTCGCCGCGAGGACGGTGCCCGACACCCCGCCGGACGCGGTGGTGGTCGCCTCCCAGGCCCCCTGA
- a CDS encoding PrsW family intramembrane metalloprotease produces the protein MRPDQPAAGDYADRMADTPSGGAPPPPPVPAAPPPGTAAPRMPLRRLGWRRFLVLAGVVLLIAAGAVFMLYTLGSNLGPEALLIGVIAAVLPVPVLVSCFLWLDRYEPEPLKYLIFCFGWGAFVATAISLVVNETFAGLFKGWGLPTALTAVLVAPFIEELTKALGPILLLIFRRREWSGVTDALVYCGLSAIGFAMVENILYLGGYGYASGVEQYGPATAATRVIAIFIVRILLFGFAHPLFTSMTGVGLGVAARTADRRVRILAPIAGLLLAMMLHGTWNLLPSLAVATGQPLIALYGYIGVMVPIFFGMVGLAIWLRAWEGRLTERTLPDYVRAGWLTPPEVAALGSLGRRHAARTWARRVAGDGGVKAMRGYQFAATRLALLRDGMRRGLDRKAADRERTAREERELLDAIAAYRSFFVGRDPQAPVGVWDGHRYHLRFPDGSRRSVEAPDEPVVPIPVVLAPPPPPAYPAGYGPPGWYGPRPAAPWPPGSR, from the coding sequence ATGCGGCCGGACCAGCCGGCCGCGGGTGACTACGCTGACCGCATGGCCGACACCCCGTCCGGCGGAGCCCCGCCGCCGCCGCCCGTGCCCGCCGCCCCGCCACCGGGCACGGCCGCCCCCCGGATGCCGTTGCGCCGGCTCGGCTGGCGGCGGTTCCTGGTGCTCGCCGGGGTCGTCCTGCTGATCGCCGCCGGCGCGGTGTTCATGCTCTACACACTCGGCTCCAACCTCGGCCCGGAAGCGCTGCTGATCGGCGTGATCGCGGCGGTCCTGCCGGTGCCGGTGCTGGTCTCCTGCTTCCTCTGGCTGGACCGCTACGAGCCGGAACCGCTGAAATACCTGATCTTCTGCTTCGGCTGGGGCGCGTTCGTCGCCACGGCCATCTCGCTGGTGGTCAACGAGACCTTCGCGGGGCTGTTCAAGGGCTGGGGGCTGCCCACGGCGCTGACCGCCGTGCTGGTCGCCCCGTTCATCGAGGAGCTGACCAAGGCGCTCGGGCCCATCCTGCTGCTGATCTTCCGGCGCCGGGAGTGGTCCGGGGTCACCGACGCCCTGGTCTACTGTGGGCTCTCCGCGATCGGCTTCGCCATGGTGGAGAACATCCTCTACCTCGGCGGCTACGGGTACGCCTCCGGCGTCGAGCAGTACGGCCCGGCCACCGCCGCCACCCGGGTCATCGCCATCTTCATCGTCCGGATCCTGCTGTTCGGCTTCGCCCACCCGCTGTTCACCTCGATGACCGGGGTGGGCCTGGGCGTCGCCGCGCGGACGGCCGACCGGCGGGTGCGGATCCTCGCCCCGATCGCCGGCCTGCTGCTGGCGATGATGCTGCACGGCACCTGGAACCTGCTGCCCTCGCTCGCCGTGGCCACCGGCCAGCCGCTGATCGCCCTGTACGGCTACATCGGCGTGATGGTGCCGATCTTCTTCGGCATGGTGGGGCTGGCGATCTGGCTGCGCGCCTGGGAGGGGCGGCTCACCGAGCGGACGCTGCCGGACTACGTGCGGGCCGGCTGGCTCACCCCGCCCGAGGTGGCGGCGCTGGGCAGTCTCGGCCGGCGGCACGCGGCCCGCACCTGGGCCCGCCGGGTGGCCGGCGACGGTGGGGTCAAGGCGATGCGCGGCTACCAGTTCGCGGCGACCCGGCTGGCCCTGCTGCGGGACGGCATGCGTCGGGGACTGGACCGCAAGGCGGCGGACCGGGAACGGACGGCCCGGGAGGAGCGGGAGTTGCTGGACGCGATCGCCGCGTACCGGTCCTTCTTCGTCGGGCGGGACCCGCAGGCACCCGTCGGGGTCTGGGACGGGCACCGCTACCACCTGCGGTTCCCGGACGGATCACGGCGGTCGGTGGAGGCGCCGGACGAGCCGGTGGTGCCGATCCCGGTGGTGCTCGCCCCGCCGCCGCCCCCGGCGTACCCGGCCGGCTACGGCCCGCCCGGCTGGTACGGCCCCCGGCCGGCCGCCCCCTGGCCGCCCGGGTCCCGCTGA
- a CDS encoding DUF402 domain-containing protein: MPSDVVRVIYRKYDGSAHRDYPARRLTEDDLGVWLGVPAGTESVYHGRPSVEQIPFVLLVPHHGWWTGMFNPPPRTSEVYCDIATPAGWEGDDTVHLIDLDLDVVRRRATGVVELRDEDEFAEHRARFGYPDEVVAEAEAAARWLFRALGDGTEPFATSYRKWLALVV, translated from the coding sequence ATGCCGAGCGACGTGGTCCGCGTGATCTACCGCAAGTACGACGGCAGCGCCCACCGCGACTACCCGGCCCGCCGGCTCACCGAGGACGACCTCGGCGTCTGGCTCGGCGTGCCGGCCGGCACAGAGTCCGTCTACCATGGCCGTCCCTCGGTCGAGCAGATCCCGTTCGTGCTGCTGGTGCCGCACCACGGCTGGTGGACGGGGATGTTCAACCCGCCGCCGCGGACCAGCGAGGTCTACTGCGACATCGCCACCCCGGCCGGGTGGGAGGGCGACGACACGGTCCACCTGATCGATCTCGACCTCGACGTGGTGCGCCGCCGGGCGACCGGCGTGGTCGAGCTGCGGGACGAGGACGAGTTCGCCGAGCACCGGGCGCGGTTCGGTTACCCGGACGAGGTGGTGGCGGAGGCGGAGGCGGCGGCCCGCTGGCTCTTCCGCGCGCTCGGCGACGGCACCGAGCCGTTCGCCACGTCGTACCGGAAGTGGCTGGCCCTGGTGGTCTGA
- a CDS encoding PPK2 family polyphosphate kinase translates to MSGVDESGIVGPEGGKMRELLRVAPDGGAVDLAGIDQRSTPGLPAAAGNGRRRKDWAGQQVELLGAGLGREQEMLYAEAKSAAGPEAPASAPTRAGAHLNGDRPRRLLLVLQAMDCGGKDGTIKRVAGAMNPLGLHIRSFGPPTEEELRHDFLWRVRQALPPPGHVGIFNRSHYEDVLVARVESLVDEATWRARYDAINAFERELTHGAVTLVKVMLHISREEQGERLMERLTDPRKYWKYNPSDLDSRARWDDYQAAYAEALGRCGTDAAPWFVVPADRKWYRDWAVAHLLRETFDGLDLGYPAAGFDVERERQRLRAASERRKVNAR, encoded by the coding sequence ATGAGCGGAGTCGATGAGTCCGGGATCGTGGGTCCCGAGGGCGGCAAGATGCGGGAGCTGCTCCGGGTGGCGCCCGACGGTGGGGCGGTCGACCTGGCGGGGATCGATCAGCGGTCGACGCCCGGCCTGCCGGCGGCGGCCGGGAACGGGAGGCGGCGCAAGGACTGGGCCGGTCAGCAGGTCGAGCTGCTCGGCGCGGGACTCGGCCGCGAGCAGGAGATGCTGTACGCCGAGGCGAAGAGCGCGGCCGGGCCGGAGGCCCCCGCCAGCGCTCCGACGAGGGCGGGAGCCCACCTCAACGGCGACCGGCCGCGCCGGCTGCTGCTGGTGCTCCAGGCGATGGACTGCGGCGGCAAGGACGGCACGATCAAGCGGGTGGCCGGCGCGATGAACCCGCTCGGCCTGCACATCCGCTCCTTCGGCCCGCCGACGGAGGAGGAACTGCGGCACGACTTCCTGTGGCGGGTCCGCCAGGCCCTGCCGCCGCCCGGCCACGTCGGGATCTTCAACCGGTCGCACTACGAGGACGTACTCGTCGCCCGGGTCGAGTCGCTGGTCGACGAGGCCACCTGGCGGGCCCGGTACGACGCGATCAACGCCTTCGAGCGCGAGCTGACCCACGGGGCGGTGACCCTGGTCAAGGTGATGCTGCACATCTCCCGCGAGGAGCAGGGCGAGCGGCTGATGGAGCGGTTGACCGATCCGCGGAAGTACTGGAAGTACAACCCGAGCGACCTGGACTCCCGGGCCCGCTGGGACGACTACCAGGCCGCGTACGCCGAGGCGCTGGGCCGGTGCGGCACGGACGCCGCCCCCTGGTTCGTGGTGCCGGCGGACCGGAAGTGGTACCGGGACTGGGCGGTCGCCCACCTGCTCCGCGAGACGTTCGACGGACTTGATCTGGGGTATCCGGCAGCCGGTTTCGACGTGGAGCGGGAGCGTCAGCGGTTGCGGGCCGCAAGCGAGCGGAGAAAGGTGAACGCCAGGTAA
- a CDS encoding FUSC family protein: MRRTDLKSGLVDVDEQRIAEAVEQLRNRGKATLQDRLHRVRMALGLAAQAGLAAALSWVISHDVLGNPQPVFAPISAVGTLAASVGQRLRRTVELIIGVAVGVALGDALIYLLGAGGWQLGLVVTAAILLTIFFGGSVAIVIQAAATAVLIVTLSPMTQNLEIPRFVDAFIGGGIALVVTAILLPLNPLRVINRAARPALDLLAGQLDSTAEALRNRDRNAAQQALFRLRANKDELAAFSEAIEGAKETSRLSPARWHRRDELIHYAEAAEPIDRAMRNSGTLIRRAVTLIEDEEPIPEPMPDSVSHLAESVRLLRHEFAAGQEPNRARERALRAVSEAGRAYTDGVGFSGSVVIAQVRTAASDLLVASGIDQEEANRLIRQAFGGTEQRPSGEAEEEAAPKPPVAPPIG, encoded by the coding sequence GTGCGACGTACCGACCTGAAGAGCGGGCTCGTCGACGTCGACGAGCAGCGGATCGCAGAAGCGGTGGAGCAGCTGCGCAACCGGGGGAAGGCCACCCTGCAGGACCGGCTGCACCGGGTCCGGATGGCGCTGGGCCTGGCCGCCCAGGCGGGGCTGGCCGCCGCGCTGTCCTGGGTCATCTCCCACGATGTCCTGGGCAACCCGCAGCCGGTCTTCGCCCCGATCTCGGCGGTCGGCACGCTGGCCGCGTCCGTCGGTCAGCGGCTGCGCCGGACCGTCGAGCTGATCATCGGGGTCGCGGTCGGGGTGGCACTCGGGGATGCCCTGATCTACCTGCTCGGCGCCGGCGGGTGGCAGCTGGGGCTGGTGGTGACCGCCGCCATCCTGCTGACCATCTTCTTCGGCGGGAGCGTGGCGATCGTGATCCAGGCCGCGGCCACCGCGGTGCTGATCGTCACGCTCAGCCCGATGACCCAGAACCTGGAGATACCACGCTTCGTGGACGCCTTCATCGGCGGTGGGATCGCGTTGGTGGTCACCGCGATCCTGCTGCCGCTCAACCCGCTCCGGGTGATCAACCGGGCCGCCCGCCCGGCGCTGGACCTGCTCGCCGGGCAGCTGGACAGCACCGCCGAGGCGCTGCGCAACCGGGACCGCAACGCGGCGCAGCAGGCGCTGTTCCGGCTGCGGGCGAACAAGGACGAGCTGGCGGCGTTCAGCGAGGCGATCGAGGGAGCCAAGGAGACCAGCAGGCTCTCCCCGGCCCGCTGGCACCGCCGGGACGAGCTGATCCACTACGCCGAGGCGGCCGAACCGATCGACCGGGCGATGCGCAACAGCGGCACGTTGATCCGTCGCGCGGTCACCCTGATCGAGGACGAGGAGCCGATTCCGGAACCGATGCCCGACTCGGTGAGCCACCTCGCCGAGTCGGTCCGCCTGCTCCGGCACGAGTTCGCCGCGGGCCAGGAACCGAACAGGGCCCGGGAGCGGGCCCTGCGCGCGGTAAGCGAGGCCGGCCGGGCGTACACGGACGGGGTGGGCTTCTCCGGCAGCGTGGTGATCGCCCAGGTGCGTACCGCCGCCAGCGACCTCCTGGTGGCCTCCGGGATCGACCAGGAGGAGGCGAACCGGCTGATCCGGCAGGCGTTCGGCGGAACGGAGCAGCGGCCGAGCGGCGAGGCCGAGGAGGAAGCCGCGCCGAAACCGCCGGTAGCGCCCCCGATCGGATGA
- a CDS encoding FAD-binding oxidoreductase has protein sequence MSGSLLLDDLRAALGDAAVLTDPDLLRMHERDEADLCAAGTPLLVTRPRSTEEVVAVVRAAARHGVPVVPQGARTGLAGAANAVDGAVVLSTVAMDEILEIDPVSRIAVVQPGVVNATLAGAVAKQGLYYPPDPGSWESSTIGGNVSTNAGGMCCVKYGVTAEYVLGLEVVLASGEVLRTGRRTAKGVAGYDLTRLFVGSEGTLGVITEITVSLRPAPEESLTLVAVFGATTAAGTAVAGIAERGLSPSLLELLDRTHLRAIEAYQPMGLRTDAQALLLAAVDTGSRAADDLARIAEVCAAAGADEVYAATDGVEAAALLQARRLAHPAMERYAAAAYPGGNGGLVIDDVAVPRGSLAALLDGVARIAEECDVPIGVVGHAGDGNMHPNIVVDRADPASVERGRRAFDEIMRLGLELGGTCTGEHGVGLLKRDWLAREIGPVGVRVHQAIKAALDPQGLFNPGKVL, from the coding sequence ATGTCCGGCTCCCTACTCCTCGACGACCTGCGGGCCGCGCTCGGTGACGCCGCCGTGCTGACCGACCCGGACCTGCTCCGGATGCACGAGCGGGACGAGGCCGACCTCTGCGCCGCCGGGACCCCGCTCTTGGTCACCCGGCCGCGCAGCACCGAGGAGGTCGTCGCGGTGGTCCGGGCGGCCGCCCGGCACGGCGTGCCGGTGGTGCCGCAGGGAGCCCGGACCGGCCTGGCCGGGGCGGCGAACGCGGTCGACGGGGCGGTGGTGCTGAGCACGGTCGCGATGGACGAGATCCTGGAGATCGACCCGGTGAGCCGGATCGCCGTGGTGCAGCCCGGGGTGGTCAACGCGACGCTGGCCGGCGCGGTGGCCAAGCAGGGCCTCTACTACCCGCCCGACCCGGGCTCCTGGGAGTCCTCCACCATCGGCGGCAACGTCTCGACCAACGCCGGCGGCATGTGCTGCGTCAAGTACGGGGTGACCGCCGAGTACGTGCTCGGCCTGGAGGTGGTGCTCGCCTCCGGCGAGGTGCTGCGCACCGGCCGGCGTACCGCCAAGGGCGTCGCCGGGTACGACCTGACCCGGCTCTTCGTCGGCTCCGAGGGCACCCTCGGGGTGATTACCGAGATCACCGTCTCGCTCCGGCCCGCGCCGGAGGAGTCGCTGACCCTGGTCGCGGTCTTCGGAGCCACCACTGCGGCCGGCACTGCGGTGGCCGGGATCGCCGAGCGGGGGCTGAGCCCGAGCCTGCTGGAACTGCTGGACCGGACCCACCTGCGGGCCATCGAGGCGTACCAGCCGATGGGGCTGCGCACCGACGCGCAGGCGCTGCTGCTGGCCGCCGTGGACACCGGCTCCCGGGCGGCGGACGACCTGGCCCGGATCGCCGAGGTCTGCGCGGCGGCCGGCGCCGACGAGGTCTACGCGGCCACCGACGGGGTCGAGGCGGCGGCGCTGCTCCAGGCCCGGCGACTGGCCCACCCGGCGATGGAGCGGTACGCCGCGGCCGCGTACCCGGGCGGCAACGGCGGCCTGGTGATCGACGACGTGGCGGTGCCGCGGGGCTCGCTGGCGGCGCTGCTGGACGGGGTGGCCCGGATCGCCGAGGAGTGCGACGTGCCGATCGGCGTGGTCGGCCACGCCGGCGACGGCAACATGCACCCGAACATCGTGGTCGACCGGGCCGATCCGGCCAGCGTCGAGCGCGGTCGCCGGGCCTTCGACGAGATCATGCGCCTCGGGCTGGAGCTGGGCGGCACCTGCACCGGCGAGCACGGCGTGGGGCTGCTCAAGCGGGACTGGTTGGCTCGGGAGATCGGCCCGGTCGGGGTCCGGGTGCACCAGGCGATCAAGGCGGCACTGGACCCGCAGGGCCTCTTCAACCCCGGCAAGGTGCTCTGA